A window from Streptomyces sp. NBC_00271 encodes these proteins:
- a CDS encoding N-acylneuraminate cytidylyltransferase, with translation MTNSEAGHAAPVRRVLAVIPARGGSKGVPAKNLLPVGGVPLVARAVRECRATRLVTDVVVSTDDQAIAAAAREAGAEVVLRPAAIAGDTATSEAAVLHALDAHEALHGSAVDVVLLVQCTSPFITREDIDGVAGAVVENGADTALTVANFHGFIWRDAAEESTEGGNGVNHDKSFRPRRQDRPQDLLETGAAYAMDATGLREHQHRFFGRTELVRTDPARVLEIDDPHDLARARALAPLFDANRPGSLPTAEDIDAVVLDFDGTQTDDRVLIDSDGRELVSVHRGDGLGIAALRKSGLKMLILSSEQNPVVAARARKLKIPVLHGIDRKDLALKQWCEEQGIAPERVLYVGNDVNDLPCFALVGWPVAVASAHDVVRGAARAVTTVPGGDGAIREIASWILGPSLDSLDK, from the coding sequence ATGACCAACTCGGAAGCGGGTCACGCGGCGCCGGTGCGCCGGGTGCTCGCGGTGATCCCCGCGCGCGGCGGCTCCAAGGGCGTCCCCGCCAAGAACCTCCTCCCGGTCGGCGGAGTGCCGCTGGTGGCCCGCGCGGTGCGCGAGTGCCGGGCGACGCGGCTCGTCACGGACGTCGTGGTCTCCACCGACGACCAGGCGATCGCCGCCGCCGCCCGCGAGGCGGGCGCCGAGGTCGTCCTGCGCCCCGCCGCCATCGCCGGTGACACCGCCACCTCCGAGGCCGCCGTCCTGCACGCCCTGGACGCCCACGAGGCGCTGCACGGATCCGCGGTCGACGTGGTCCTGCTCGTCCAGTGCACCAGCCCGTTCATCACGCGGGAGGACATCGACGGGGTCGCGGGCGCGGTCGTCGAGAACGGCGCCGACACCGCACTGACGGTGGCCAACTTCCACGGCTTCATCTGGCGCGACGCCGCCGAGGAGTCCACCGAGGGCGGCAACGGCGTCAACCACGACAAGTCCTTCCGGCCCCGCCGCCAGGACCGGCCCCAGGACCTCCTGGAGACCGGAGCGGCCTACGCCATGGACGCGACGGGCCTGCGCGAGCACCAGCACCGCTTCTTCGGCCGCACGGAGCTCGTCCGCACCGACCCGGCCCGCGTGCTGGAGATCGACGACCCGCACGACCTCGCCCGCGCCCGCGCGCTGGCCCCCCTCTTCGACGCGAACCGACCCGGTTCGCTCCCGACCGCGGAAGACATCGACGCGGTCGTCCTCGACTTCGACGGCACCCAGACCGACGACAGGGTGCTGATCGACTCCGACGGAAGGGAGCTCGTCTCCGTGCACCGCGGAGACGGCCTCGGTATCGCCGCCCTCCGCAAGAGCGGGCTGAAGATGCTGATCCTGTCCTCGGAACAGAACCCGGTGGTCGCCGCCCGGGCCCGGAAGCTCAAGATTCCGGTCCTGCACGGCATCGACCGCAAGGACCTCGCACTGAAGCAGTGGTGCGAGGAGCAGGGCATCGCGCCTGAGCGCGTGCTCTACGTCGGCAACGACGTCAACGACCTCCCGTGCTTCGCCCTCGTGGGCTGGCCCGTGGCGGTCGCGAGCGCCCACGACGTCGTGCGCGGCGCCGCACGCGCGGTCACCACCGTCCCCGGCGGCGACGGCGCGATCCGAGAGATCGCCAGCTGGATCCTCGGCCCTTCTCTCGACTCCCTCGACAAGTAA
- a CDS encoding N-acetylneuraminate synthase family protein — translation MSTNSRLRQFGSKTAGPGHPVYVVGEIGINHNGELENAFKLIDAAAEAGCDAVKFQKRTPEICTPRDQWDIERDTPWGRMTYIDYRHRVEFGEDEYRQIDEYAKSKNIDWFASPWDTEAVAFLEKFDVPAHKVASASLTDDELLRALRATGRTVILSTGMSTPKQIRHAVEVLGSDNILMCHATSTYPAVAEELNLRVINTLQAEYPNVPIGYSGHETGLQTTLAAVALGATFVERHITLDRAMWGSDQAASVEPQGLTRLVRDIRTIEASLGDGVKKVYESELGPMKKLRRVAGVVSEAEIAAAAGEPVSV, via the coding sequence ATGAGCACCAACTCCCGTCTGCGCCAGTTCGGTTCGAAGACCGCCGGCCCCGGCCACCCCGTCTACGTCGTCGGCGAGATCGGCATCAACCACAACGGCGAGCTCGAGAACGCCTTCAAGCTGATCGACGCCGCCGCCGAGGCCGGCTGCGACGCGGTCAAGTTCCAGAAGCGCACCCCGGAGATCTGCACCCCGCGCGACCAGTGGGACATCGAGCGCGACACCCCCTGGGGCCGCATGACCTACATCGACTACCGCCACCGTGTGGAGTTCGGTGAGGACGAGTACCGCCAGATCGACGAGTACGCCAAGAGCAAGAACATCGACTGGTTCGCCTCCCCGTGGGACACCGAGGCCGTCGCCTTCCTCGAGAAGTTCGACGTCCCCGCCCACAAGGTCGCCTCCGCCTCCCTCACCGACGACGAGCTGCTCCGCGCCCTGCGCGCCACCGGCCGCACGGTGATCCTCTCCACCGGCATGTCGACCCCGAAGCAGATCCGCCACGCGGTCGAGGTCCTCGGCTCGGACAACATCCTCATGTGCCACGCCACGTCGACGTACCCGGCGGTGGCCGAGGAGCTCAACCTCCGCGTCATCAACACCCTCCAGGCCGAGTACCCGAACGTGCCGATCGGCTACTCCGGCCACGAGACGGGCCTGCAGACCACGCTGGCCGCGGTCGCCCTGGGCGCCACCTTCGTCGAGCGTCACATCACCCTCGACCGCGCGATGTGGGGCTCCGACCAGGCCGCCTCCGTCGAGCCGCAGGGCCTCACCCGCCTCGTCCGCGACATCCGCACCATCGAGGCCTCCCTCGGCGACGGCGTCAAGAAGGTCTACGAGTCCGAGCTCGGCCCCATGAAGAAGCTGCGCCGCGTCGCCGGTGTGGTCTCCGAGGCGGAGATCGCCGCGGCCGCCGGCGAGCCCGTTTCGGTTTGA
- a CDS encoding S53 family peptidase has protein sequence MGNIAREKAFRWGTAAVAALAVAATVTPVSYAATTDKPAPQRVGSAPKVPQGAVRSADPAAGRMLDLSVVLEPRDPAALNRFVAEVSNPRSPNFHQYLGTGEFAAAFGALPQTVGRVRTELEAKGLTVGELESDGLTLPVHATVAQAAKAFATEFDGYKLKNGTTGFTNTRAPQFDGATAGGVRAVVGLNTLGAYQPRNTGAKGAARKQRTTVSGDGARESRLTGTTPAMCTDIKDLFASPPAAYDTQDYWSARSLALQYNMADQPNVQTGTTIAVYSLENYDLRDIASYQACHGTKVPVSSVRVNGGPTEPASMDTGVGLETALDVETIAGLAPQSKILVYQGPNTWEDGTDVFRSIVTENRAKVVSVSWGSCERNTPTEVMDAENLLFQQAAAQGQTVVAASGDSGSTDCYSPSYSAPNADQLATDNPASSPYVLGVGGTTMRTSVSSQTTWTGSGGGVSQHFPLAADGFQAGRTGLGYTDACVAGEGRTCRQVPDVSGVGDPATGYPVAFGQDGAGGQYWSIIGGTSGAAPVWAALMAQADQDLACQANGSVGYVHPALYKLPATAFRDVTTGNNNVTDSGNVSGLYQAGTGYDLATGLGAPNGREIVKGLCQAVPRSPAGTFNALTPARILDTRYGIGRAGTSPVAANGTVKLKVTGAGGVPATGVTAVVVNVTAAAPTATGHLIAYPSGTTRPASSNMNWLKGEIVPNLVTVPVGKDGSIDLFNAGSGTVHFIADVSGYYSTEVGGSTYLPKGPARILDTRNAIGVPGKTPVAGQGSVSLTVAGVGGVPATGATAVVLNVTATAPTSTGHLIAYPSGATRPTASNINWLKGQTRPNMVVLPIGADGKVNLYNAGLGTVHFIADVFGYYTPTTEGSSFHTAGPSRLLDTRYALGTSGTAPVAGGSTQVLNINDGHTLANAKAVVLNVTVTAPTTNGFLTVWPDGTTLPNASNLNWTAGQTVANLVTVPVVNGKIDFRPNAGSAHVIADLFGYYL, from the coding sequence ATGGGCAATATCGCCCGTGAGAAGGCATTTAGATGGGGCACGGCAGCCGTTGCCGCGCTGGCCGTGGCCGCCACCGTGACGCCGGTGTCGTACGCGGCCACGACGGACAAGCCGGCCCCGCAGCGGGTCGGCTCGGCGCCGAAGGTCCCGCAGGGCGCCGTCCGTTCGGCGGACCCGGCGGCAGGGCGGATGCTCGACCTGAGCGTCGTCCTGGAGCCGCGCGACCCGGCCGCGCTGAACCGTTTCGTCGCCGAGGTCTCCAACCCAAGGTCCCCGAACTTCCACCAGTACCTCGGTACGGGCGAGTTCGCGGCCGCCTTCGGCGCGCTGCCGCAGACCGTGGGGCGGGTCCGCACCGAACTGGAGGCGAAGGGCCTCACCGTCGGCGAGCTGGAGTCCGACGGGCTCACGCTGCCGGTGCACGCGACGGTCGCGCAGGCGGCGAAGGCCTTCGCGACCGAGTTCGACGGCTACAAGCTGAAGAACGGCACGACCGGTTTCACCAACACCCGCGCGCCGCAGTTCGACGGCGCGACGGCGGGCGGCGTCCGCGCGGTGGTCGGCCTGAACACGCTGGGGGCGTACCAGCCGAGGAACACCGGCGCGAAGGGCGCGGCCCGCAAGCAGCGGACCACGGTTTCAGGCGACGGCGCCCGCGAGTCCCGCCTGACGGGGACCACCCCGGCGATGTGCACGGACATCAAGGACCTGTTCGCGTCGCCCCCGGCCGCCTACGACACGCAGGACTACTGGAGCGCCAGGTCCCTGGCGCTCCAGTACAACATGGCGGACCAGCCCAACGTACAGACCGGCACCACGATCGCCGTCTACTCGCTGGAGAACTACGACCTGCGGGACATCGCGAGCTACCAGGCGTGCCACGGCACGAAGGTTCCGGTCAGCTCGGTCCGGGTCAACGGCGGTCCCACGGAGCCGGCGAGCATGGACACCGGCGTGGGTCTGGAGACCGCGCTGGACGTCGAGACCATCGCCGGCCTCGCCCCGCAGTCCAAGATCCTGGTCTACCAAGGCCCGAACACCTGGGAGGACGGCACGGACGTCTTCCGCAGCATCGTCACGGAGAACCGGGCCAAGGTCGTCTCGGTCAGCTGGGGCAGCTGTGAGCGGAACACGCCGACCGAGGTGATGGACGCCGAGAACCTGCTGTTCCAGCAGGCCGCCGCCCAGGGCCAGACCGTCGTCGCCGCCTCCGGCGACAGCGGCTCCACCGACTGCTACAGCCCCTCCTACAGCGCGCCCAACGCCGACCAGCTGGCCACCGACAACCCGGCGAGCTCGCCGTACGTCCTCGGCGTCGGCGGCACCACCATGCGGACCTCGGTCTCCTCCCAGACGACCTGGACGGGCTCCGGCGGCGGCGTCTCTCAGCACTTCCCGCTGGCCGCCGACGGCTTCCAGGCCGGCAGGACCGGCCTCGGCTACACCGACGCCTGCGTCGCCGGAGAGGGCAGGACCTGCCGTCAGGTCCCGGACGTTTCCGGCGTGGGCGACCCGGCCACCGGCTACCCGGTCGCCTTCGGCCAGGACGGCGCCGGCGGCCAGTACTGGTCGATCATCGGCGGCACCAGCGGCGCCGCCCCGGTGTGGGCCGCGCTCATGGCGCAGGCCGACCAGGATCTCGCCTGCCAGGCCAACGGCTCCGTCGGCTACGTCCACCCGGCGCTGTACAAGCTCCCGGCCACCGCGTTCCGTGACGTCACCACCGGCAACAACAACGTGACGGACTCCGGCAACGTCAGCGGCCTGTACCAGGCCGGCACCGGCTACGACCTGGCGACCGGCCTCGGCGCCCCGAACGGCCGCGAGATCGTCAAGGGCCTGTGCCAGGCCGTCCCGCGCTCCCCGGCCGGCACCTTCAACGCGCTGACCCCGGCCCGCATCCTCGACACCCGCTACGGCATCGGCCGCGCCGGCACCTCCCCGGTCGCCGCGAACGGCACAGTCAAGCTGAAGGTGACGGGCGCCGGCGGCGTCCCGGCCACCGGTGTCACCGCGGTCGTCGTCAACGTCACGGCCGCCGCGCCCACCGCGACCGGTCACCTCATCGCGTACCCGAGCGGCACCACCCGCCCGGCCTCGTCCAACATGAACTGGCTCAAGGGCGAGATCGTCCCGAACCTGGTGACCGTCCCGGTCGGCAAGGACGGCTCGATCGACCTCTTCAACGCCGGCAGCGGCACCGTGCACTTCATCGCGGACGTCTCCGGCTACTACTCCACCGAGGTCGGCGGCAGCACCTACCTGCCCAAGGGCCCGGCCCGGATCCTCGACACCCGCAACGCCATCGGCGTCCCCGGCAAGACCCCGGTCGCCGGCCAGGGCAGCGTGTCCCTGACGGTCGCGGGCGTCGGCGGCGTGCCCGCCACGGGCGCCACCGCCGTGGTCCTCAACGTCACGGCCACCGCGCCGACCTCGACCGGCCACCTGATCGCGTACCCCAGCGGCGCGACCCGCCCGACCGCGTCGAACATCAACTGGCTCAAGGGTCAGACTCGTCCGAACATGGTCGTCCTGCCCATCGGCGCGGACGGCAAGGTGAACCTGTACAACGCCGGCCTCGGCACCGTGCACTTCATCGCGGACGTCTTCGGCTACTACACGCCCACGACGGAGGGCTCGTCCTTCCACACCGCGGGCCCGAGCCGGCTGCTCGACACCCGGTACGCCCTCGGCACGTCCGGCACCGCGCCGGTCGCCGGCGGCTCCACCCAGGTGCTGAACATCAACGACGGCCACACCCTGGCGAACGCCAAGGCCGTGGTCCTCAACGTCACCGTCACGGCCCCGACGACCAACGGCTTCCTGACCGTCTGGCCCGACGGGACCACGCTGCCGAACGCGTCCAACCTCAACTGGACCGCCGGCCAGACCGTGGCCAACCTGGTGACCGTGCCCGTCGTCAACGGAAAGATCGACTTCCGTCCGAACGCCGGCAGCGCGCACGTGATCGCCGACCTGTTCGGGTACTACCTGTAG
- a CDS encoding Uma2 family endonuclease, with the protein MSPGSKLRYKKAMKSLRRQLEPHAPKGHDVDVAPFLFVFPGAERGFGPDLHVADEAAFDAEGRHADGEALSLVAELTSTSTKDVDWLDKLDAYGRVVPVHLVLDMQAFEQAANTPDPAGPPLSPRHTAPRGDGPKKNVRYDLRRREPRPRH; encoded by the coding sequence GTGTCACCGGGGTCGAAGCTGCGCTACAAGAAGGCGATGAAGTCGCTGCGCCGACAGCTGGAGCCCCACGCACCCAAAGGGCACGACGTCGACGTGGCGCCGTTCCTCTTCGTCTTCCCCGGCGCGGAGCGGGGCTTCGGCCCCGATCTGCACGTCGCCGACGAAGCGGCCTTCGACGCCGAAGGCCGTCACGCCGATGGCGAGGCTCTCTCCCTGGTCGCCGAGCTGACCTCCACGTCGACCAAGGACGTCGACTGGCTCGACAAGCTGGACGCGTACGGGCGCGTGGTCCCTGTCCACCTCGTCCTCGACATGCAGGCCTTCGAACAAGCTGCGAACACCCCGGATCCGGCCGGACCGCCGCTATCCCCCAGGCATACCGCACCCAGGGGCGACGGGCCGAAGAAGAATGTCCGGTACGACCTGAGGCGGAGAGAGCCTAGGCCCCGGCACTAG
- a CDS encoding DUF397 domain-containing protein — protein sequence MLQFEFTKSSHSSGNGECVEVARNIPGTVAVRDSKDVTGPMVAVAPSAWAAFAVYVGQRTSRAPY from the coding sequence GTGCTGCAGTTCGAGTTCACCAAGTCCAGTCACAGCAGCGGCAACGGCGAGTGCGTCGAAGTCGCCCGCAACATACCCGGCACCGTCGCGGTCCGTGACTCAAAGGACGTGACGGGGCCCATGGTCGCGGTCGCCCCGTCCGCCTGGGCGGCGTTCGCGGTGTACGTGGGGCAGCGAACGAGCCGTGCGCCTTACTGA
- a CDS encoding DUF5753 domain-containing protein codes for MTAVPFTRGNRVSTVLARKLGGELLTLRDTAGLTQPQAAEALSATAAKVAKMERGWVPFRDPDIQILCDLYGVTDPKVVERLLNLAKTDRGRRKAKGWWNQYPELRSLVEYVALEDISTGIRTWQGAFVPGLLQTPDYARALAIGNADWDDPDDIERFVEAKIARQARLTDTNPLNLWAVVGEGALRQLVGGREVMRVQLAHLAEASRLPNVRLQVLPFLAGSHPGMTSAFSVVSFAEPGAMDVVYMDTTSSTLWLESEADAARHNATFERIVRSGLALRDSTALIERIRKEL; via the coding sequence GTGACCGCAGTCCCGTTCACGCGCGGCAACCGCGTATCCACCGTCCTCGCCCGCAAGTTGGGCGGTGAGCTGCTGACGCTGCGCGACACAGCCGGCCTGACGCAGCCACAAGCCGCGGAGGCGCTGTCGGCAACTGCGGCCAAGGTCGCCAAGATGGAGCGCGGCTGGGTCCCCTTCCGCGATCCCGACATCCAGATCCTGTGCGACCTGTACGGCGTGACCGACCCCAAGGTCGTGGAGCGGCTGCTGAACCTCGCCAAGACCGACCGGGGGCGCCGTAAGGCCAAGGGGTGGTGGAACCAGTACCCCGAGCTTCGCTCTCTGGTTGAGTACGTGGCCCTCGAGGACATCTCGACCGGAATCCGTACCTGGCAAGGCGCCTTCGTTCCCGGCCTCTTGCAGACTCCGGACTACGCCCGGGCTCTCGCGATCGGCAACGCCGACTGGGATGACCCCGACGACATCGAGCGTTTCGTCGAGGCGAAGATCGCGCGGCAGGCACGCTTGACGGACACGAACCCTCTCAACCTGTGGGCTGTCGTGGGCGAGGGCGCTCTGCGCCAACTTGTCGGCGGCCGCGAGGTCATGCGCGTACAACTGGCGCACCTGGCGGAAGCGTCCCGCCTGCCCAACGTCAGGCTTCAGGTGCTTCCCTTCCTCGCCGGTTCCCATCCCGGGATGACCAGCGCCTTCAGCGTCGTCTCGTTCGCCGAACCCGGCGCGATGGACGTGGTCTACATGGACACCACCTCGTCTACCCTGTGGCTGGAGAGCGAGGCCGACGCCGCGCGCCACAACGCCACATTCGAGCGGATTGTCCGGAGCGGACTCGCTCTTCGCGATTCCACCGCCCTGATCGAACGCATCCGCAAGGAGTTGTGA
- a CDS encoding ATP-binding protein, producing MTNSCPPPRFPKGDDRYDSVDYTPYPSNIPRARRHVAQLAVDWGHPDVAGDAALLASELCTNALLHGCLRDRLFRVETSLTGNALRVAVTDPRGERLPYIPTPVADDQFGRGLLIVRALANRWAVEKLTVGKTVWAELETRGGLDA from the coding sequence GTGACCAACTCCTGCCCTCCCCCTCGCTTCCCCAAGGGCGACGACCGCTACGACTCCGTGGACTACACCCCCTACCCGAGCAACATCCCCCGCGCCCGTAGGCACGTCGCTCAACTCGCCGTCGACTGGGGTCACCCCGACGTCGCCGGGGACGCGGCGCTGCTGGCAAGCGAGTTGTGCACGAACGCCCTGCTCCACGGGTGCTTACGGGACCGCCTGTTCCGCGTCGAGACGTCGCTGACCGGCAACGCGCTGCGCGTCGCCGTGACCGACCCGAGGGGTGAGCGGCTTCCATATATCCCCACGCCCGTCGCCGATGACCAGTTCGGCCGCGGCCTCCTCATCGTCCGCGCGCTCGCGAACCGCTGGGCCGTGGAGAAACTCACCGTCGGTAAGACCGTCTGGGCGGAGCTGGAAACGCGCGGGGGCCTCGATGCCTAA
- a CDS encoding type II toxin-antitoxin system RelE family toxin, which produces MSHTIVWERAATEGLKRLRARDGDAVKPLVNAINALAGNPEPAASSKLGSTNLRRLRVGVYRATYEIDGVTVAIKILMVGTTAA; this is translated from the coding sequence TTGAGCCACACGATCGTCTGGGAGCGGGCGGCCACCGAAGGCCTCAAACGACTCCGGGCTCGCGACGGCGACGCGGTGAAACCCCTGGTCAACGCAATCAACGCGCTGGCTGGGAACCCCGAACCCGCCGCCAGCAGCAAGCTCGGCAGCACCAACCTGCGGCGGCTGCGCGTGGGTGTCTACAGAGCCACGTATGAAATCGACGGAGTCACCGTCGCGATCAAGATCCTCATGGTCGGCACCACGGCCGCCTGA
- a CDS encoding amidohydrolase — MSREYEADVPGGAALPGTLPDALRAELIAFRRDLHMHPELGNQEFRTTAALKARLEQAGLKPRVLDIGTGLICDIGIDAGEGAGEGEGDGARDRVRDRAVDGGRGMLALRADIDALPIPDAKSDCAYRSTVPDRAHACGHDVHTTVVLGAGLVLAELHRQGLLPHPVRLIFQPAEEVLPGGAPDAIESGVLEGVGRIIGVHCDPKVDAGRIGLRHGPITSACDRLEVSLDGAGGHTARPHLTTDLVTAAARVVTDVPSLVARRVDARSGLAVTWGRVESGHACNVIPQHAELSGTVRCLDLEAWRQAPDLVHAAIDEIANLYRAKSEINYIRGVPPVVNDPAVTELLHDAMTSRRGAHSVEDTEQSLGGEDFSWYLEHVPGAMARLGVRTPGERTTRDLHRGDFDADESAITVGVELFTAAALLDAIR, encoded by the coding sequence ATGTCCCGAGAGTACGAGGCCGATGTCCCCGGGGGAGCAGCGCTCCCCGGCACCCTGCCCGACGCCCTGCGTGCCGAGCTGATCGCGTTCCGGCGCGACCTGCACATGCACCCGGAGCTCGGCAACCAGGAGTTCCGCACCACCGCGGCACTCAAGGCACGCCTGGAGCAGGCGGGCCTCAAGCCCCGCGTGCTCGACATCGGGACCGGGCTCATCTGTGACATCGGGATCGACGCCGGTGAAGGTGCGGGGGAGGGCGAAGGGGACGGGGCACGGGACCGCGTACGGGACCGTGCGGTCGACGGCGGACGCGGCATGCTCGCCCTGCGCGCCGACATCGACGCGCTGCCCATCCCGGACGCGAAGAGTGACTGCGCGTACCGCTCGACCGTGCCCGACCGCGCGCACGCCTGCGGCCACGACGTGCACACGACCGTCGTCCTCGGCGCCGGGCTCGTCCTCGCCGAGCTGCATCGCCAGGGGCTCCTGCCGCATCCCGTACGGCTGATCTTCCAGCCCGCCGAAGAGGTCCTGCCCGGGGGCGCGCCCGACGCCATCGAGTCCGGAGTGCTGGAGGGCGTGGGGCGGATCATCGGCGTGCACTGCGACCCGAAGGTCGACGCCGGACGGATCGGACTGCGCCACGGTCCCATCACCTCCGCCTGCGACCGGCTGGAAGTCTCACTCGACGGCGCCGGCGGCCACACCGCGCGCCCCCACCTCACCACCGACCTCGTCACCGCCGCCGCGCGCGTCGTCACCGACGTACCGTCCCTCGTCGCCCGGCGTGTGGACGCCCGCAGCGGGCTCGCGGTGACCTGGGGACGGGTCGAGTCCGGGCACGCCTGCAACGTCATCCCGCAGCACGCCGAGCTCTCCGGGACCGTCCGCTGCCTCGACCTCGAGGCCTGGCGGCAGGCGCCCGACCTGGTGCACGCGGCCATCGACGAGATCGCGAACCTGTACCGCGCCAAGTCCGAGATCAACTACATCCGGGGCGTCCCGCCGGTCGTCAACGACCCGGCGGTCACGGAACTCCTCCATGACGCCATGACCTCGCGGCGCGGCGCGCACTCCGTCGAGGACACCGAGCAGAGCCTCGGCGGCGAGGACTTCTCCTGGTACCTGGAGCACGTGCCCGGCGCCATGGCGCGCCTCGGCGTCCGTACGCCGGGCGAGCGCACCACCCGTGACCTGCACCGCGGCGACTTCGACGCCGACGAGTCGGCCATCACGGTCGGAGTCGAGCTCTTCACCGCGGCGGCCCTGCTGGACGCGATCCGCTAG
- a CDS encoding BMP family lipoprotein, which produces MSRRTRFSQAAVAVSVIALAAVGCGKSSTDTSSDSNKSSSKNSSGYTGKGIGLAYDIGGKGDQSFNDAAYAGFQKAETEFKIGGRDLEPTDGESDADKVQRLEQLAKTGYNPVIGVGFAYAPAIKEVAAKYPKTTFGIIDDEQDKAANVADMVFSEEQSSYLAGVAAAKATKKNHIGFIGGVDIPLIHKFEAGFDQGAKSVNPSIKIESQYLTQTPAEGGFSSPDKGKDAAAGQIEKGADVLYHAAGLSGQGVISEAAAKKVWAIGVDSDQYAQSALAKYKDYILGSALKNVGGAVYDLVKSVVDGKPLSGVVRGDLKSGGVGFADTNPKYKAMTDAVAAVDKAKQDIIGGKVTVNTK; this is translated from the coding sequence ATGTCTCGGAGGACCAGGTTCTCCCAAGCAGCGGTGGCCGTCTCGGTCATCGCCCTCGCGGCGGTCGGTTGTGGCAAGTCGAGCACCGACACGAGTAGCGACTCGAACAAGAGCTCGTCCAAGAACTCGTCGGGCTACACCGGAAAGGGCATCGGTCTCGCGTACGACATCGGCGGCAAGGGCGACCAGTCCTTCAACGACGCCGCGTACGCCGGGTTCCAGAAGGCCGAGACGGAGTTCAAAATCGGCGGCCGGGACCTCGAGCCGACCGACGGTGAGTCGGACGCCGACAAGGTGCAGCGCCTGGAGCAGCTCGCCAAGACCGGCTACAACCCCGTGATCGGCGTCGGCTTCGCCTACGCGCCGGCCATCAAGGAGGTCGCCGCGAAGTACCCGAAGACCACCTTCGGCATCATCGACGACGAGCAGGACAAGGCGGCCAATGTCGCCGACATGGTCTTCTCCGAGGAGCAGTCCTCCTACCTCGCGGGCGTGGCCGCGGCCAAGGCGACCAAGAAGAACCACATCGGCTTCATCGGCGGCGTGGACATCCCCCTCATCCACAAGTTCGAGGCGGGCTTCGACCAGGGCGCCAAGTCGGTCAACCCGAGCATCAAGATCGAGTCGCAGTACCTGACGCAGACCCCCGCCGAGGGCGGCTTCTCCAGCCCCGACAAGGGCAAGGACGCGGCGGCCGGCCAGATCGAAAAGGGCGCCGACGTGCTTTACCACGCCGCCGGTCTGTCCGGTCAGGGCGTGATCTCCGAGGCCGCCGCCAAGAAGGTGTGGGCCATCGGCGTCGACTCCGACCAGTACGCGCAGTCGGCCCTCGCCAAGTACAAGGACTACATCCTGGGCTCGGCGCTGAAGAACGTCGGCGGCGCGGTCTACGACCTGGTGAAGTCGGTCGTGGACGGCAAGCCCCTCTCGGGCGTCGTGCGCGGCGACCTGAAGTCCGGCGGCGTCGGCTTCGCGGACACCAACCCGAAGTACAAGGCCATGACGGACGCCGTCGCGGCGGTCGACAAGGCCAAGCAGGACATCATCGGCGGCAAGGTCACCGTCAACACGAAGTAA